From the genome of Symphalangus syndactylus isolate Jambi chromosome 5, NHGRI_mSymSyn1-v2.1_pri, whole genome shotgun sequence, one region includes:
- the ZNF384 gene encoding zinc finger protein 384 isoform X7: MEESHFNSNPYFWPSIPTVSGQIENTMFINKMKDQLLPEKGCGLAPPHYPTLLTVPASVSLPSGISMDTESKSDQLTPHSQASVTQNITVVPVPSTGLMTAGPGLVITSPSGSLVTTASSAQTFPISAPMIVSALPPGSQALQVVPDLSKKVASTLTEEGGGGGGGGGSVAPKPPRGRKKKRMLESGLPEMNDPYVLSPEDDDDHQKDGKTYRSEGNCGTGNGQSLGLMDSVPGSTTNLLCDPGCRMCSLTFYSKSEMQIHSKSHTETKPHKCPHCSKTFANSSYLAQHIRIHSGAKPYSCNFCEKSFRQLSHLQQHTRIHTGDRPYKCAHPGCEKAFTQLSNLQSHRRQHNKDKPFKCHNCHRAYTDAASLEVHLSTHTVKHAKVYTCTICSRAYTSETYLMKHMRKHNPPDLQQQVQAAAAAAAVAQAQAQAQAQAQAQAQAQAQAQAQAQAQASQASQQQQQQQQQPPPHFQSPGAAPQGGGGGDSNPNPPPQCSFDLTPYKTAEHHKDICLTVTTSTIQVEHLASS, encoded by the exons ATGGAAGAATCTCACTTCAATTCTAACCCGTACTTCTGGCCTTCTATCCCCACAGTCTCAGGTCAG ATTGAGAACACAATGTTCATCAACAAGATGAAGGATCAACTGTTGCCAGAGAAGGGCTGTGGTCTGGCTCCACCTCACTACCCCACCTTGTTGACAgtgcctgcctcagtgtccctgcCCTCAGGCATCAGTATGGACACAGAGTCCAAGTCAGACCAGCTGACCCCACACAGCCAAGCGTCCGTTACCCAGAATATCACAGTGGTCCCTGTGCCGTCTACAGGACTGATGACTGCTG GTCCGGGTTTGGTAATCACGTCCCCCTCAGGCTCTCTTGTGACCACAGCATCATCAGCTCAGACCTTCCCCATTTCGGCTCCCATGATTGTCTCAGCTCTTCCCCCTGGCTCACAAGCCCTGCAGGTTGTCCCTGACCTCTCCAAGAAGGTAGCATCGACCCTAACCGAggaaggaggtggaggtggtggtggaggtggcagtgtggCTCCTAAGCCACCCCGGGGCCGGAAGAAGAAGCGGATGCTGGAATCAGGGCTGCCCGAGATGAATGACCCTTATGTCCTCTCCCCTGAGGATGATGATGACCATCAGAAAGACGGCAAGACCTACAG GAGCGAAGGGAACTGCGGCACAGGAAATGGACAGAGCCTTGGGCTCATGGATTCAGTTCCCGGCTCCACCACGaatttgctgtgtgaccctgg GTGCCGGATGTGCTCACTGACATTCTACTCCAAGTCGGAGATGCAGATCCACTCCAAGTCACACACCGAGACCAAGCCCCACAAGTGCCCACATTGCTCCAAGACCTTCGCCAACAGCTCCTACCTGGCCCAGCACATCCGTATACACTCAGGGGCTAAGCCCTACAGTTGTAACTTCTGTGAGAAATCCTTCCGCCAGCTCTCCCACCTTCAGCAGCACACCCG AATCCACACTGGTGATAGACCATACAAATGTGCACACCCAGGCTGTGAGAAAGCCTTCACACAACTCTCCAATCTGCAG TCCCACAGACGGCAACACAACAAAGATAAACCCTTCAAGTGCCACAACTGTCATCGGGCATACACGGATGCAGCCTCACTAGAGGTGCACCTGTCTACGCACACAGTGAAGCATGCCAAGGTGTACACCTGCACTATCTGCAGTCGGGCATACACATCA GAAACATACCTTATGAAACATATGCGCAAACACAACCCTCCTGATCTTCAGCAACAAGTGCAGGCAGCAGCAGCGGCGGCAGCagtggcccaggcccaggctcagGCCCAGGCTCAAGCTCAAGCCCAGGCTCAGGCTCAGGCTCAGGCTcaagcccaggcccaggcccaagcCTCCCAGGCAtcacagcagcaacagcagcagcagcaacagccacCACCACACTTCCAGTCTCCTGGGGCAGCCCcccagggtgggggtggtggggacagCAATCCCAACCCTCCACCCCAGTGTTCCTTTGACCTGACCCCCTATAAGACGGCGGAACATCATAAGGACATCTGCCTCACTGTCACCACCAGCACCATCCAGGTGGAGCACCTGGCCAGCTCTTAG
- the ZNF384 gene encoding zinc finger protein 384 isoform X4, with product MEESHFNSNPYFWPSIPTVSGQIENTMFINKMKDQLLPEKGCGLAPPHYPTLLTVPASVSLPSGISMDTESKSDQLTPHSQASVTQNITVVPVPSTGLMTAGPGLVITSPSGSLVTTASSAQTFPISAPMIVSALPPGSQALQVVPDLSKKVASTLTEEGGGGGGGGGSVAPKPPRGRKKKRMLESGLPEMNDPYVLSPEDDDDHQKDGKTYRCRMCSLTFYSKSEMQIHSKSHTETKPHKCPHCSKTFANSSYLAQHIRIHSGAKPYSCNFCEKSFRQLSHLQQHTRIHSKMHTETIKPHKCPHCSKTFANTSYLAQHLRIHSGAKPYNCSYCQKAFRQLSHLQQHTRIHTGDRPYKCAHPGCEKAFTQLSNLQSHRRQHNKDKPFKCHNCHRAYTDAASLEVHLSTHTVKHAKVYTCTICSRAYTSETYLMKHMRKHNPPDLQQQVQAAAAAAAVAQAQAQAQAQAQAQAQAQAQAQAQAQAQASQASQQQQQQQQQPPPHFQSPGAAPQGGGGGDSNPNPPPQCSFDLTPYKTAEHHKDICLTVTTSTIQVEHLASS from the exons ATGGAAGAATCTCACTTCAATTCTAACCCGTACTTCTGGCCTTCTATCCCCACAGTCTCAGGTCAG ATTGAGAACACAATGTTCATCAACAAGATGAAGGATCAACTGTTGCCAGAGAAGGGCTGTGGTCTGGCTCCACCTCACTACCCCACCTTGTTGACAgtgcctgcctcagtgtccctgcCCTCAGGCATCAGTATGGACACAGAGTCCAAGTCAGACCAGCTGACCCCACACAGCCAAGCGTCCGTTACCCAGAATATCACAGTGGTCCCTGTGCCGTCTACAGGACTGATGACTGCTG GTCCGGGTTTGGTAATCACGTCCCCCTCAGGCTCTCTTGTGACCACAGCATCATCAGCTCAGACCTTCCCCATTTCGGCTCCCATGATTGTCTCAGCTCTTCCCCCTGGCTCACAAGCCCTGCAGGTTGTCCCTGACCTCTCCAAGAAGGTAGCATCGACCCTAACCGAggaaggaggtggaggtggtggtggaggtggcagtgtggCTCCTAAGCCACCCCGGGGCCGGAAGAAGAAGCGGATGCTGGAATCAGGGCTGCCCGAGATGAATGACCCTTATGTCCTCTCCCCTGAGGATGATGATGACCATCAGAAAGACGGCAAGACCTACAG GTGCCGGATGTGCTCACTGACATTCTACTCCAAGTCGGAGATGCAGATCCACTCCAAGTCACACACCGAGACCAAGCCCCACAAGTGCCCACATTGCTCCAAGACCTTCGCCAACAGCTCCTACCTGGCCCAGCACATCCGTATACACTCAGGGGCTAAGCCCTACAGTTGTAACTTCTGTGAGAAATCCTTCCGCCAGCTCTCCCACCTTCAGCAGCACACCCG GATCCACTCCAAGATGCACACGGAGACCATCAAGCCCCACAAGTGCCCGCACTGCTCCAAGACCTTCGCCAACACCTCCTACCTGGCCCAGCACCTCCGTATCCACTCGGGGGCCAAGCCCTACAACTGTTCCTACTGCCAGAAGGCCTTCCGCCAGCTCTCCCACCTCCAGCAGCACACACG AATCCACACTGGTGATAGACCATACAAATGTGCACACCCAGGCTGTGAGAAAGCCTTCACACAACTCTCCAATCTGCAG TCCCACAGACGGCAACACAACAAAGATAAACCCTTCAAGTGCCACAACTGTCATCGGGCATACACGGATGCAGCCTCACTAGAGGTGCACCTGTCTACGCACACAGTGAAGCATGCCAAGGTGTACACCTGCACTATCTGCAGTCGGGCATACACATCA GAAACATACCTTATGAAACATATGCGCAAACACAACCCTCCTGATCTTCAGCAACAAGTGCAGGCAGCAGCAGCGGCGGCAGCagtggcccaggcccaggctcagGCCCAGGCTCAAGCTCAAGCCCAGGCTCAGGCTCAGGCTCAGGCTcaagcccaggcccaggcccaagcCTCCCAGGCAtcacagcagcaacagcagcagcagcaacagccacCACCACACTTCCAGTCTCCTGGGGCAGCCCcccagggtgggggtggtggggacagCAATCCCAACCCTCCACCCCAGTGTTCCTTTGACCTGACCCCCTATAAGACGGCGGAACATCATAAGGACATCTGCCTCACTGTCACCACCAGCACCATCCAGGTGGAGCACCTGGCCAGCTCTTAG
- the ZNF384 gene encoding zinc finger protein 384 isoform X10 — translation MEESHFNSNPYFWPSIPTVSGQIENTMFINKMKDQLLPEKGCGLAPPHYPTLLTVPASVSLPSGISMDTESKSDQLTPHSQASVTQNITVVPVPSTGLMTAGVSCSQRWRREGSQSRGPGLVITSPSGSLVTTASSAQTFPISAPMIVSALPPGSQALQVVPDLSKKVASTLTEEGGGGGGGGGSVAPKPPRGRKKKRMLESGLPEMNDPYVLSPEDDDDHQKDGKTYRCRMCSLTFYSKSEMQIHSKSHTETKPHKCPHCSKTFANSSYLAQHIRIHSGAKPYSCNFCEKSFRQLSHLQQHTRIHTGDRPYKCAHPGCEKAFTQLSNLQSHRRQHNKDKPFKCHNCHRAYTDAASLEVHLSTHTVKHAKVYTCTICSRAYTSETYLMKHMRKHNPPDLQQQVQAAAAAAAVAQAQAQAQAQAQAQAQAQAQAQAQAQAQASQASQQQQQQQQQPPPHFQSPGAAPQGGGGGDSNPNPPPQCSFDLTPYKTAEHHKDICLTVTTSTIQVEHLASS, via the exons ATGGAAGAATCTCACTTCAATTCTAACCCGTACTTCTGGCCTTCTATCCCCACAGTCTCAGGTCAG ATTGAGAACACAATGTTCATCAACAAGATGAAGGATCAACTGTTGCCAGAGAAGGGCTGTGGTCTGGCTCCACCTCACTACCCCACCTTGTTGACAgtgcctgcctcagtgtccctgcCCTCAGGCATCAGTATGGACACAGAGTCCAAGTCAGACCAGCTGACCCCACACAGCCAAGCGTCCGTTACCCAGAATATCACAGTGGTCCCTGTGCCGTCTACAGGACTGATGACTGCTG GAGTCTCCTGTTCTCAGAGGTGGAGAAGAGAAGGGAGTCAATCAAGGG GTCCGGGTTTGGTAATCACGTCCCCCTCAGGCTCTCTTGTGACCACAGCATCATCAGCTCAGACCTTCCCCATTTCGGCTCCCATGATTGTCTCAGCTCTTCCCCCTGGCTCACAAGCCCTGCAGGTTGTCCCTGACCTCTCCAAGAAGGTAGCATCGACCCTAACCGAggaaggaggtggaggtggtggtggaggtggcagtgtggCTCCTAAGCCACCCCGGGGCCGGAAGAAGAAGCGGATGCTGGAATCAGGGCTGCCCGAGATGAATGACCCTTATGTCCTCTCCCCTGAGGATGATGATGACCATCAGAAAGACGGCAAGACCTACAG GTGCCGGATGTGCTCACTGACATTCTACTCCAAGTCGGAGATGCAGATCCACTCCAAGTCACACACCGAGACCAAGCCCCACAAGTGCCCACATTGCTCCAAGACCTTCGCCAACAGCTCCTACCTGGCCCAGCACATCCGTATACACTCAGGGGCTAAGCCCTACAGTTGTAACTTCTGTGAGAAATCCTTCCGCCAGCTCTCCCACCTTCAGCAGCACACCCG AATCCACACTGGTGATAGACCATACAAATGTGCACACCCAGGCTGTGAGAAAGCCTTCACACAACTCTCCAATCTGCAG TCCCACAGACGGCAACACAACAAAGATAAACCCTTCAAGTGCCACAACTGTCATCGGGCATACACGGATGCAGCCTCACTAGAGGTGCACCTGTCTACGCACACAGTGAAGCATGCCAAGGTGTACACCTGCACTATCTGCAGTCGGGCATACACATCA GAAACATACCTTATGAAACATATGCGCAAACACAACCCTCCTGATCTTCAGCAACAAGTGCAGGCAGCAGCAGCGGCGGCAGCagtggcccaggcccaggctcagGCCCAGGCTCAAGCTCAAGCCCAGGCTCAGGCTCAGGCTCAGGCTcaagcccaggcccaggcccaagcCTCCCAGGCAtcacagcagcaacagcagcagcagcaacagccacCACCACACTTCCAGTCTCCTGGGGCAGCCCcccagggtgggggtggtggggacagCAATCCCAACCCTCCACCCCAGTGTTCCTTTGACCTGACCCCCTATAAGACGGCGGAACATCATAAGGACATCTGCCTCACTGTCACCACCAGCACCATCCAGGTGGAGCACCTGGCCAGCTCTTAG
- the ZNF384 gene encoding zinc finger protein 384 isoform X1 — MEESHFNSNPYFWPSIPTVSGQIENTMFINKMKDQLLPEKGCGLAPPHYPTLLTVPASVSLPSGISMDTESKSDQLTPHSQASVTQNITVVPVPSTGLMTAGVSCSQRWRREGSQSRGPGLVITSPSGSLVTTASSAQTFPISAPMIVSALPPGSQALQVVPDLSKKVASTLTEEGGGGGGGGGSVAPKPPRGRKKKRMLESGLPEMNDPYVLSPEDDDDHQKDGKTYRSEGNCGTGNGQSLGLMDSVPGSTTNLLCDPGCRMCSLTFYSKSEMQIHSKSHTETKPHKCPHCSKTFANSSYLAQHIRIHSGAKPYSCNFCEKSFRQLSHLQQHTRIHSKMHTETIKPHKCPHCSKTFANTSYLAQHLRIHSGAKPYNCSYCQKAFRQLSHLQQHTRIHTGDRPYKCAHPGCEKAFTQLSNLQSHRRQHNKDKPFKCHNCHRAYTDAASLEVHLSTHTVKHAKVYTCTICSRAYTSETYLMKHMRKHNPPDLQQQVQAAAAAAAVAQAQAQAQAQAQAQAQAQAQAQAQAQAQASQASQQQQQQQQQPPPHFQSPGAAPQGGGGGDSNPNPPPQCSFDLTPYKTAEHHKDICLTVTTSTIQVEHLASS, encoded by the exons ATGGAAGAATCTCACTTCAATTCTAACCCGTACTTCTGGCCTTCTATCCCCACAGTCTCAGGTCAG ATTGAGAACACAATGTTCATCAACAAGATGAAGGATCAACTGTTGCCAGAGAAGGGCTGTGGTCTGGCTCCACCTCACTACCCCACCTTGTTGACAgtgcctgcctcagtgtccctgcCCTCAGGCATCAGTATGGACACAGAGTCCAAGTCAGACCAGCTGACCCCACACAGCCAAGCGTCCGTTACCCAGAATATCACAGTGGTCCCTGTGCCGTCTACAGGACTGATGACTGCTG GAGTCTCCTGTTCTCAGAGGTGGAGAAGAGAAGGGAGTCAATCAAGGG GTCCGGGTTTGGTAATCACGTCCCCCTCAGGCTCTCTTGTGACCACAGCATCATCAGCTCAGACCTTCCCCATTTCGGCTCCCATGATTGTCTCAGCTCTTCCCCCTGGCTCACAAGCCCTGCAGGTTGTCCCTGACCTCTCCAAGAAGGTAGCATCGACCCTAACCGAggaaggaggtggaggtggtggtggaggtggcagtgtggCTCCTAAGCCACCCCGGGGCCGGAAGAAGAAGCGGATGCTGGAATCAGGGCTGCCCGAGATGAATGACCCTTATGTCCTCTCCCCTGAGGATGATGATGACCATCAGAAAGACGGCAAGACCTACAG GAGCGAAGGGAACTGCGGCACAGGAAATGGACAGAGCCTTGGGCTCATGGATTCAGTTCCCGGCTCCACCACGaatttgctgtgtgaccctgg GTGCCGGATGTGCTCACTGACATTCTACTCCAAGTCGGAGATGCAGATCCACTCCAAGTCACACACCGAGACCAAGCCCCACAAGTGCCCACATTGCTCCAAGACCTTCGCCAACAGCTCCTACCTGGCCCAGCACATCCGTATACACTCAGGGGCTAAGCCCTACAGTTGTAACTTCTGTGAGAAATCCTTCCGCCAGCTCTCCCACCTTCAGCAGCACACCCG GATCCACTCCAAGATGCACACGGAGACCATCAAGCCCCACAAGTGCCCGCACTGCTCCAAGACCTTCGCCAACACCTCCTACCTGGCCCAGCACCTCCGTATCCACTCGGGGGCCAAGCCCTACAACTGTTCCTACTGCCAGAAGGCCTTCCGCCAGCTCTCCCACCTCCAGCAGCACACACG AATCCACACTGGTGATAGACCATACAAATGTGCACACCCAGGCTGTGAGAAAGCCTTCACACAACTCTCCAATCTGCAG TCCCACAGACGGCAACACAACAAAGATAAACCCTTCAAGTGCCACAACTGTCATCGGGCATACACGGATGCAGCCTCACTAGAGGTGCACCTGTCTACGCACACAGTGAAGCATGCCAAGGTGTACACCTGCACTATCTGCAGTCGGGCATACACATCA GAAACATACCTTATGAAACATATGCGCAAACACAACCCTCCTGATCTTCAGCAACAAGTGCAGGCAGCAGCAGCGGCGGCAGCagtggcccaggcccaggctcagGCCCAGGCTCAAGCTCAAGCCCAGGCTCAGGCTCAGGCTCAGGCTcaagcccaggcccaggcccaagcCTCCCAGGCAtcacagcagcaacagcagcagcagcaacagccacCACCACACTTCCAGTCTCCTGGGGCAGCCCcccagggtgggggtggtggggacagCAATCCCAACCCTCCACCCCAGTGTTCCTTTGACCTGACCCCCTATAAGACGGCGGAACATCATAAGGACATCTGCCTCACTGTCACCACCAGCACCATCCAGGTGGAGCACCTGGCCAGCTCTTAG
- the ZNF384 gene encoding zinc finger protein 384 isoform X11 yields MEESHFNSNPYFWPSIPTVSGQIENTMFINKMKDQLLPEKGCGLAPPHYPTLLTVPASVSLPSGISMDTESKSDQLTPHSQASVTQNITVVPVPSTGLMTAGPGLVITSPSGSLVTTASSAQTFPISAPMIVSALPPGSQALQVVPDLSKKVASTLTEEGGGGGGGGGSVAPKPPRGRKKKRMLESGLPEMNDPYVLSPEDDDDHQKDGKTYRCRMCSLTFYSKSEMQIHSKSHTETKPHKCPHCSKTFANSSYLAQHIRIHSGAKPYSCNFCEKSFRQLSHLQQHTRIHTGDRPYKCAHPGCEKAFTQLSNLQSHRRQHNKDKPFKCHNCHRAYTDAASLEVHLSTHTVKHAKVYTCTICSRAYTSETYLMKHMRKHNPPDLQQQVQAAAAAAAVAQAQAQAQAQAQAQAQAQAQAQAQAQAQASQASQQQQQQQQQPPPHFQSPGAAPQGGGGGDSNPNPPPQCSFDLTPYKTAEHHKDICLTVTTSTIQVEHLASS; encoded by the exons ATGGAAGAATCTCACTTCAATTCTAACCCGTACTTCTGGCCTTCTATCCCCACAGTCTCAGGTCAG ATTGAGAACACAATGTTCATCAACAAGATGAAGGATCAACTGTTGCCAGAGAAGGGCTGTGGTCTGGCTCCACCTCACTACCCCACCTTGTTGACAgtgcctgcctcagtgtccctgcCCTCAGGCATCAGTATGGACACAGAGTCCAAGTCAGACCAGCTGACCCCACACAGCCAAGCGTCCGTTACCCAGAATATCACAGTGGTCCCTGTGCCGTCTACAGGACTGATGACTGCTG GTCCGGGTTTGGTAATCACGTCCCCCTCAGGCTCTCTTGTGACCACAGCATCATCAGCTCAGACCTTCCCCATTTCGGCTCCCATGATTGTCTCAGCTCTTCCCCCTGGCTCACAAGCCCTGCAGGTTGTCCCTGACCTCTCCAAGAAGGTAGCATCGACCCTAACCGAggaaggaggtggaggtggtggtggaggtggcagtgtggCTCCTAAGCCACCCCGGGGCCGGAAGAAGAAGCGGATGCTGGAATCAGGGCTGCCCGAGATGAATGACCCTTATGTCCTCTCCCCTGAGGATGATGATGACCATCAGAAAGACGGCAAGACCTACAG GTGCCGGATGTGCTCACTGACATTCTACTCCAAGTCGGAGATGCAGATCCACTCCAAGTCACACACCGAGACCAAGCCCCACAAGTGCCCACATTGCTCCAAGACCTTCGCCAACAGCTCCTACCTGGCCCAGCACATCCGTATACACTCAGGGGCTAAGCCCTACAGTTGTAACTTCTGTGAGAAATCCTTCCGCCAGCTCTCCCACCTTCAGCAGCACACCCG AATCCACACTGGTGATAGACCATACAAATGTGCACACCCAGGCTGTGAGAAAGCCTTCACACAACTCTCCAATCTGCAG TCCCACAGACGGCAACACAACAAAGATAAACCCTTCAAGTGCCACAACTGTCATCGGGCATACACGGATGCAGCCTCACTAGAGGTGCACCTGTCTACGCACACAGTGAAGCATGCCAAGGTGTACACCTGCACTATCTGCAGTCGGGCATACACATCA GAAACATACCTTATGAAACATATGCGCAAACACAACCCTCCTGATCTTCAGCAACAAGTGCAGGCAGCAGCAGCGGCGGCAGCagtggcccaggcccaggctcagGCCCAGGCTCAAGCTCAAGCCCAGGCTCAGGCTCAGGCTCAGGCTcaagcccaggcccaggcccaagcCTCCCAGGCAtcacagcagcaacagcagcagcagcaacagccacCACCACACTTCCAGTCTCCTGGGGCAGCCCcccagggtgggggtggtggggacagCAATCCCAACCCTCCACCCCAGTGTTCCTTTGACCTGACCCCCTATAAGACGGCGGAACATCATAAGGACATCTGCCTCACTGTCACCACCAGCACCATCCAGGTGGAGCACCTGGCCAGCTCTTAG
- the ZNF384 gene encoding zinc finger protein 384 isoform X13, with amino-acid sequence MEESHFNSNPYFWPSIPTVSGQIENTMFINKMKDQLLPEKGCGLAPPHYPTLLTVPASVSLPSGISMDTESKSDQLTPHSQASVTQNITVVPVPSTGLMTAALQVVPDLSKKVASTLTEEGGGGGGGGGSVAPKPPRGRKKKRMLESGLPEMNDPYVLSPEDDDDHQKDGKTYRCRMCSLTFYSKSEMQIHSKSHTETKPHKCPHCSKTFANSSYLAQHIRIHSGAKPYSCNFCEKSFRQLSHLQQHTRIHTGDRPYKCAHPGCEKAFTQLSNLQSHRRQHNKDKPFKCHNCHRAYTDAASLEVHLSTHTVKHAKVYTCTICSRAYTSETYLMKHMRKHNPPDLQQQVQAAAAAAAVAQAQAQAQAQAQAQAQAQAQAQAQAQAQASQASQQQQQQQQQPPPHFQSPGAAPQGGGGGDSNPNPPPQCSFDLTPYKTAEHHKDICLTVTTSTIQVEHLASS; translated from the exons ATGGAAGAATCTCACTTCAATTCTAACCCGTACTTCTGGCCTTCTATCCCCACAGTCTCAGGTCAG ATTGAGAACACAATGTTCATCAACAAGATGAAGGATCAACTGTTGCCAGAGAAGGGCTGTGGTCTGGCTCCACCTCACTACCCCACCTTGTTGACAgtgcctgcctcagtgtccctgcCCTCAGGCATCAGTATGGACACAGAGTCCAAGTCAGACCAGCTGACCCCACACAGCCAAGCGTCCGTTACCCAGAATATCACAGTGGTCCCTGTGCCGTCTACAGGACTGATGACTGCTG CCCTGCAGGTTGTCCCTGACCTCTCCAAGAAGGTAGCATCGACCCTAACCGAggaaggaggtggaggtggtggtggaggtggcagtgtggCTCCTAAGCCACCCCGGGGCCGGAAGAAGAAGCGGATGCTGGAATCAGGGCTGCCCGAGATGAATGACCCTTATGTCCTCTCCCCTGAGGATGATGATGACCATCAGAAAGACGGCAAGACCTACAG GTGCCGGATGTGCTCACTGACATTCTACTCCAAGTCGGAGATGCAGATCCACTCCAAGTCACACACCGAGACCAAGCCCCACAAGTGCCCACATTGCTCCAAGACCTTCGCCAACAGCTCCTACCTGGCCCAGCACATCCGTATACACTCAGGGGCTAAGCCCTACAGTTGTAACTTCTGTGAGAAATCCTTCCGCCAGCTCTCCCACCTTCAGCAGCACACCCG AATCCACACTGGTGATAGACCATACAAATGTGCACACCCAGGCTGTGAGAAAGCCTTCACACAACTCTCCAATCTGCAG TCCCACAGACGGCAACACAACAAAGATAAACCCTTCAAGTGCCACAACTGTCATCGGGCATACACGGATGCAGCCTCACTAGAGGTGCACCTGTCTACGCACACAGTGAAGCATGCCAAGGTGTACACCTGCACTATCTGCAGTCGGGCATACACATCA GAAACATACCTTATGAAACATATGCGCAAACACAACCCTCCTGATCTTCAGCAACAAGTGCAGGCAGCAGCAGCGGCGGCAGCagtggcccaggcccaggctcagGCCCAGGCTCAAGCTCAAGCCCAGGCTCAGGCTCAGGCTCAGGCTcaagcccaggcccaggcccaagcCTCCCAGGCAtcacagcagcaacagcagcagcagcaacagccacCACCACACTTCCAGTCTCCTGGGGCAGCCCcccagggtgggggtggtggggacagCAATCCCAACCCTCCACCCCAGTGTTCCTTTGACCTGACCCCCTATAAGACGGCGGAACATCATAAGGACATCTGCCTCACTGTCACCACCAGCACCATCCAGGTGGAGCACCTGGCCAGCTCTTAG